The genomic interval TTGTTGCGCGTCATCGCCGCCGTGGTGAGGCCGACGATAAGGCGCAGGAACGGCTGGTAAACCGAGACGTATTCCGGTGGCACGATGAGGAAGATCGACATGACGCCGTTCTTGAGGTCTTCGAGCCGGAAGGTGGAACGGCCGGTGATCGCGGCGAGCTGGGGGCTGTCGAAAACTTCCGTGCGGCTTTGCGCCGTCGAGACGACGGCCGAGCGCTCCTTGTCTTCCTTTTGCGCGAAGCCTTCGGCAATTCGCTGGACGACGGCGTGTTCACTCGCCGCCATGCCGCCGAGCACCGCGTTGAAGCCGTCGCGCGAGCGCATGAGCAGGAGCCTCAGCTCCCGCAGGTTTTGCCGGTGGGGCGGCAGGTCATTGGCGATGTAAAGTAAAAGGCCGGTCACCAGAACCCGCGCTTCCCGTTCCCAGTGGTTGGTGTCGTGCCCCTCGGGCGGCACGATCATCTCGGCGATAAGTCGCGCATCGTCCACATCGTTGATTGTGCCCGCGCGGATGAACTCGACCGGGTTGAAGCAGGCGCTTTCGATGTCCGGATCGAACGGCGCGAAGGCATGAACCGGGCCGAGCGTGCCCCGGTGCTTGGCGGTGATCCGGTAGTTCTCTCCCTTGATGTCCGTCACCACCACCGAGCCTGGATGATCCAGCAGGTTCGGGATGACGACGCCGACGCCCTTGCCGGAGCGCGTCGGTGCAAAGGTCAGCAGGTGCCCCGGTCGGTTGAAGCGGAGCAGCCGCCCGCCTTTCTTGCCGATGATGGCGCCCTGTGCGCGCAGGCCCGCACGGGCGATGTCGGCGGAGGTGGCGAACGACGCCGAGCCATGCGCGTCGGATCGGCGGCCTGCCAGGCGCCAAGCGAGCCAGCACATGCAGGCAAGGGCGAGGCCGCCGGCCACAAGCAGGACCGACAGCCGGTTCGTCGTCAAAGTGAGGTTGTCGATGATGGTCCAGATGAGCGTCGCGATCAGCAGACAGACCGGAAGCTCGAACGTGGCGAACCTGAGCAGGCGCCACAACAGGCGCAAATGTCCCATGTTGCATACCCTTGGTAGTTGACTTTTCCCAAGGGCTTATGGGCGGCTTGCAAATTTATCTGACTGACGTGTGGTAAATCCGATTGACGTAAACAATAATGGAAGTGTTGCCGGCTCCAGTCACCGATGTCCTATGACGTTGACTTTTCCCAGGAGCCGGCAACGCCTTCCTAATGTATTTATTGGTATCGACGGTGCGTGGTGTAACCTGTCAACCTCCGCAGCTTGTTTTTCGGAAATAAATACCTATATGACGATTTCTCCATTTCGTCATTTCGTTATCCGCGCCGCTGTTTCACGAGCGCGAAACCCTCCTTCAAGATATCCACCATCGAGACGCCGTGGACGGCCGCATAGGCTTTGAACTCGCGGTGGAACTCGGGGCTGACCTTGAAATTGAGCGCCGTCAAGGTGCCGGCCTCTGCGCGGTCGAGATTGTGGACGACCTTTGCCGGTGCGGGCGGCAGACCTTTGCCGGTGCGTTGAGGTGGCGGAATCTTTCTCATCCTATGCAGCCTCCCTGTCGGTGTTGACCTGGATGATGTCGGCAATCTCGTGCGCGATGGCTTCTGCCCGTTCGTTGAGGGACGGGAAGCGCGTTTCCGTGGGTGCGCGGCCTTCGTCGCTGGCGCGTCGGAAGCCGGTCTTCTCCGGCAGGACCTTCGCGAGATGCCGGTATCCGGCCTGGCGCACATAGGTGCTGGCTTCGGCAAGCTCACTCTCGCTGTCGCCGACACGGCAGAAGGCGATGACGATCCTCCCGGCCGGCACGCCCTTCTTCGTCAGCTCGTGCGCGAGCAAGATGGTCGGCTCCAGATCATCGAGCGCGAGACCGGTCGGCAACACGACCAGCGTGCTGGCTTCAGCAATCTGAAGGGTGCCCATTGTGGCGTGCGGAGGGCCATCGAGGATCATCAGATCATAGCCGGCAGCCGCCTTGATGGCCTGACCGACCGTGCCGAAGCGTTCTACCGCGACCACCGGATCGACGCCGCGCTGAAGGCGGCGCGCCTGCCAATTGAAGCTGGTGCCCTGTTGTATGTCGAGGTCGGCGATCTTCACGTTCCATCCGGCAAGCGCATACTCGCGTGCGATGAGCCTGGCCAGCGTGCTTTTGCCGACGCCACCTTTTTGAGAGACGGTTCCAATGAAAAGAGTCATGTCCAATCTTTCTTATTGTTGTTTTTAACGAAAGGACGAATTCAATAAATAATGACATATACAATTCGTTATTTCACGAATTTTCGGCGCGGCTCATAAGTATTCTGTAGACATCATGCGAGGAGGGGTCGCGTATCCGGTCAACTGTCATCGCCTTTCTTGATCAGATACGCCACGTGGAAGACGTGGCGTCTCTCGAAGCGGCCTTCTCGAAAGCCCTCTGGGATCTCGGCTTCCGTGAATGGGCTTATCAGGTCATCCGCACAGACGCGCTGCCGGATGAGAAGCCGCTCATCCTCACGACCTTTTCCGATGCTTGGTACAACCACTATATCGACAGCGGCTATCACCGCGTCGATCCGGTCATCCTGAACGGCCCGAACCAGGTAGCGCCCTTCACCTGGAGCGCAATGTCCTTCGGCGTCGATCCCTCGCCGGAACAACGACGCCTTTTCGCAGAGGCGGCCGAGTTTGGCGTTGGTGAAGGCGTTGGCATCCCGATCCATGGTGCCCGCGGTGCGCTCGCGATGGCGTCCATGGTCTCCGATCATGGCGTGGAGGGGCTCGACCGGCTCATGTCCACCGTCGGGCAGGACGTGCACCTGTTGTCGCTCGCCTTCCACAATCATGCCCGCGAGTTGCTTGCGCTGGGCCGGATGGGGCGCACCACCGTCAGCCTGACCCCGCGCGAGCGCGAATGCCTGCTCTGGACTGCTGCCGGAAAGTCGGCTTGGCAGACTGTGTCAACGGCGGAGCAAAAGTCGTCCATTGGGCGGCGTAAAAGTAGGCCACCTGACGCCGCACGCGGGGAACGTCGGGAGGGCGTAGCCCGACCAGAGTTTCCCGCGTGCGGCGTTGGCGACTTTTTGAGGGGCTTCAGCCTGCCCTTCGGGCGCGGCTTTGAGCGAGACGATAGCTGTCGCCGTTCATCTCGAGGATGTTGACGTGGTGGGTCAGCCGGTCGAGCAGTGCGCCGGTCAGCCGTTCCGATCCCAGCGTCTCGGTCCATTCGTCGAATGGCAGATTGCTGGTGATCAGGGTGGCACCGCGTTCGTAGCGTTGCGCGATCAGCTCGAACAGCAATTCCGCCCCGGTCTTTGACAATGGCACGAAGCCCAGTTCGTCGATGATCAGGAGCTTGTAGGCTGCCATCTGCTTCTGGAAACGCAGCAGACGTCGCTCGTCGCGCGCCTCCATCATCTCGCTGACCAGGGCAGCGGCGGTCGTGAAGCCGACGGACAAGCCCTTCTGGCAGGCGGCCAGACCGAGACCGAGCGCCACATGGGTCTTGCCCGTGCCGCTGGGGCCAAGCGCGATGACGTTCTCGCGCCGCTCGACCCATTCGCAGCGGGCCAGCTCCAGCACCTGCATCTTGTTGAGCTTCGGGATAGCGGCGAAGTCGAAGCTGTCGAGGCTTTTGACGACCGGGAACCTCGCCGCCTTGATGCGGCGTTCGACCTTGCGGCGATCCCGTTCGATCATCTCCTGCTCAGCAAGCCGAGTGAGGTATCCGACATGGTCCACGCCCTGTGTGGCGCAGAGCCGGGCCAGCTTCTGATACTCGCGCTGGAAGGTCGGCAGCTTGAGGGTCTTGAGCGTGTGGGAGAGCAGGATCGCAGGGGGATTGTCTGACGCTTGGGTGCTCATGCGGCATCTCCCGCATGCGTCGACAGAAGCCGCATATAGCCTTTGCCGATGTCTTCTCGACGGTGGCTCTTGGCAGGTACGGGTAGATGGACAGGTCCAGTCTCGGCGGCCGCCGCTCCACCTGGCACAGGAGAAGATGCTTGACGGCATCGAAGCCGATGGCCCCGATCTGGAGGGCCTGCTTCACCGCCACATGCAGATCGGCAAGCTCGAAGCTTTCCAGCAGCCGCAGCACCTGCACATACTCGCGCCGGCCATGCTTTGCCATGCGCGCTTCCATCAGGCGGCGCAGCGTGGCGAACGCCTCGGGCAGATCCCAGCCCTGAAGAGGAGCGGCCTGATCCAGCGCGTTGATCTTCTGTTCGATCAGCGGCAGGTAATGCAGCGGGTCGAACACAACGTCTTCCCGTTCCCAGCTTCGAGGATGACGAGCGATGATCTCGCCACGGCAGCCGATCACCACCTCGTCGACATAGCCCCGGATCCATACATCCTGATGGCCGAAGGCGACCGGGACGGAGTAGTCGTTGGTCCTGTAGCGCACCAGCGCCTGGGAAGAGACCCGACCGCTGGCCTGATCGCAGGCCTCAAAAGGCGAAGCTGGCAGCGGCCGCATCGCCGCAAGATCGCGCTGCAGCCGTTCTGCGATCGTCTCGCTCTCGCCGCGCAGCCTGTCGCGCTGGCGCTTGCGGCATTGCTCTTCCAGCCAGGCGTTGAACTCATCCCACGTCGCAAAGCGCGGGATCGGCACCATGAAGTTGCGACGGGCATAGCCGACGAGGCCTTCGACGCTTCCCTTGTCATTACCCTTGCCGGGGCGGCCATAG from Polymorphum gilvum SL003B-26A1 carries:
- a CDS encoding helix-turn-helix transcriptional regulator, with product MEDVASLEAAFSKALWDLGFREWAYQVIRTDALPDEKPLILTTFSDAWYNHYIDSGYHRVDPVILNGPNQVAPFTWSAMSFGVDPSPEQRRLFAEAAEFGVGEGVGIPIHGARGALAMASMVSDHGVEGLDRLMSTVGQDVHLLSLAFHNHARELLALGRMGRTTVSLTPRERECLLWTAAGKSAWQTVSTAEQKSSIGRRKSRPPDAARGERREGVARPEFPACGVGDFLRGFSLPFGRGFERDDSCRRSSRGC
- a CDS encoding type IV secretory system conjugative DNA transfer family protein encodes the protein MGHLRLLWRLLRFATFELPVCLLIATLIWTIIDNLTLTTNRLSVLLVAGGLALACMCWLAWRLAGRRSDAHGSASFATSADIARAGLRAQGAIIGKKGGRLLRFNRPGHLLTFAPTRSGKGVGVVIPNLLDHPGSVVVTDIKGENYRITAKHRGTLGPVHAFAPFDPDIESACFNPVEFIRAGTINDVDDARLIAEMIVPPEGHDTNHWEREARVLVTGLLLYIANDLPPHRQNLRELRLLLMRSRDGFNAVLGGMAASEHAVVQRIAEGFAQKEDKERSAVVSTAQSRTEVFDSPQLAAITGRSTFRLEDLKNGVMSIFLIVPPEYVSVYQPFLRLIVGLTTAAMTRNKRMPRHPVLFLLDELPALGPMRPIEDGIGYLAGYGAHLWLFVQDLDQLQKTYRKWRSMIANCAVRQAFNVQDPDTAQLLSAMLGQRTVAVSSSGKSGRFPWLGLASNYSAHHSEIGRPLLAPDEIMLLPESCQLLFVQGCRPILAQKLRYFEERAFKGRWMPWRMGDVHDEARTDLVHELTK
- the istB gene encoding IS21-like element helper ATPase IstB: MSTQASDNPPAILLSHTLKTLKLPTFQREYQKLARLCATQGVDHVGYLTRLAEQEMIERDRRKVERRIKAARFPVVKSLDSFDFAAIPKLNKMQVLELARCEWVERRENVIALGPSGTGKTHVALGLGLAACQKGLSVGFTTAAALVSEMMEARDERRLLRFQKQMAAYKLLIIDELGFVPLSKTGAELLFELIAQRYERGATLITSNLPFDEWTETLGSERLTGALLDRLTHHVNILEMNGDSYRLAQSRARRAG
- a CDS encoding ParA family protein, which codes for MTLFIGTVSQKGGVGKSTLARLIAREYALAGWNVKIADLDIQQGTSFNWQARRLQRGVDPVVAVERFGTVGQAIKAAAGYDLMILDGPPHATMGTLQIAEASTLVVLPTGLALDDLEPTILLAHELTKKGVPAGRIVIAFCRVGDSESELAEASTYVRQAGYRHLAKVLPEKTGFRRASDEGRAPTETRFPSLNERAEAIAHEIADIIQVNTDREAA